A window of the Pungitius pungitius chromosome 3, fPunPun2.1, whole genome shotgun sequence genome harbors these coding sequences:
- the tns1a gene encoding tensin-1 isoform X6, producing the protein MEESHEVDLVYITERIISVCFPAGAEERSYTTSLKEVATMLRSKHGEHYLILNLSEWRSDLSTLNPKVVEFGWPDNHAPALDKICSMCKAIDTWLNGDPRNVVVLHNKGNRGRTGVAVAAYMHYSNISASADQALDRFSMRRFYEDKALPAAQPSQIRYVRYFNGLLSGHIKINNKPLFLHHVIMHGIPNFESKGGCRPFLKIYQAMQPVYTSGIYNVQGDSNTSICITIEPGLLLKGDILLKCYHKRYRNSTRDVMFRVQFHTCAIHDLGVVFGKSELDDTFKGNGSTDERFPEYGKVEFVFSYAPEKIKGLGHLENGPSVSVDYNTQDPLIRWDSYESFSQRCEDTADDVVHTQGPLDGSLYARVRKKDSLEGVVTVNGLPVHENSLTNAENPPQQPSHPLQTADRTLPVTGHASLPAVDHTLSVSSDSGNSTASVKTDRTDEHSQSAHGGVNHSNPTAAHPALSPQDKRELQQLLSGLEAPTHQRQAYLSTSPGGGVRHLVPAQVHVNGGHTRLVAAPSSEERETEILDDELPNSQEGNSVDSLGTLSSLEGQATPADLYYQPQTAAGRQNDGPYLERGVTGEKLSKMPVHGVQAPTAMQDRSVDSASPQGGYNNYQNGGGIYHPQSYGNPPAGSPEANPKLMPRAPERSTSSREAVQRGLNTWHQYSLPDDPFGPPLQSTHSLPHFPTSASQRDIEQSIEALNMLMLDLDPINSHMSKSHSAPPGEDSLGLSQAPFSQTLARPSYQADSAIHGHSNTGSFHQAPWSAGRPVHDQSPLTESPVYSPQRSNAGYQHQNITPTQTPEPFQHTRQAAPHHPTEPSPYFNQQVPAKPGNSYPGGRVSTSPEPQGSSPYPGYSASSSPIQALTPQPKDMSSSSLPREQEAEEETLNLEGLVAHRIAEYNARIRGISESMTSQQSDRHRSFSFSGVRSRGMTPEVTQETGRRRTTSEGQYQSSHDNTAMADSSDFAHNLSLNPGGRPREGLMHSYREAFEDDEADGFDNIPAFGGGGENSNSPPTPSFPVSPQTPYFNMSRSPPGLTKTPLSAMGLKPHHLGGSDNRSFGDFRAQPFNAPLSSSSPVHGADGRRIRSSPHSPVPSYPYRPASPEGSQVNVMGVHTVPGSPNTLHRTVATNTPPSPALQRRLGQASPSLARMPPAAGVPSSPLIGRNAKTAAAAGVPPSPLMGRRTAASGHSTPDELGAASRQGSAQPPSTPAFPVSPQLPEKRHMSSGDAERTDAKNPAPASGVSAPNLSGTQTLPDASKSIYDGCPDIKMNVKFVQDTSKFWYKPDITREQAINVLKDREPGAFVIRDSHSFRGAYGLAMKVACPPPTLQHNKKVGDMTNELVRHFLIETSPKGVRLKGCPNEPYFGCLSALVYQHSMTPLALPCKLMIPAKDPNEEALELATPTDPVVELLKQGAVQKVPEDAHACNVLYVNSVDMESLTGPQAIAKAISQTLATNPLPAATAVHFKVSTQGITLTDSQRKLFFRRHYPINTVTYCDTDPQDRKWGKEGGGSVRLFGFVARKQGSTTDNVSHLFAELDPDQPASAIVSFASKMMRR; encoded by the exons ATGGAGGAGAGCCATGAGGTGGACCTGGTCTACATCACAGAGAGGATCATCTCTGTGTGTTTCCCCGCCGGCGCCGAGGAACGCAGCTACACCACCAGCCTCAAGGAGGTGGCAACGATGCTGCGGTCCAAACATGGCGAGCACTATCTG ATCCTCAACCTGAGCGAGTGGAGGAGTGACTTATCAACTTTAAACCCCAAG GTGGTGGAGTTCGGCTGGCCAGACAACCATGCGCCGGCGCTCGACAAGATCTGCAGCATGTGCAAGGCCATCGACACGTGGCTCAATGGGGACCCACGGAACGTGGTGGTGCTGCACAACAAG GGGAACCGAGGTCGGACGGGAGTGGCGGTGGCCGCTTACATGCACTACAGCAACATATCCGCAAG CGCTGACCAGGCGTTGGACAGGTTCTCCATGCGGCGCTTCTACGAGGACAAGGCACTTCCTGCGGCCCAGCCGTCGCAGATAAG GTACGTGAGGTACTTCAACGGCCTTCTTTCCGGACACATCAAAATCAACAACAAGCCTCTGTTCCTGCACCACGTCATCATGCACGGCATACCCAACTTTGAGTCCAAAGGAG GCTGCCGTCCGTTCCTGAAGATCTACCAGGCGATGCAACCAGTCTACACGTCAGGAATATA CAATGTGCAAGGAGACAGCAACACGAGTATCTGCATCACCATTGAGCCCGGCCTGCTTCTGAAGGGAGACATCCTG TTGAAGTGTTACCACAAGAGGTACAGGAACTCCACCAGGGATGTTATGTTCAGGGTGCAGTTCCACACCTGCGCCATCCACGACCTCGGGGTGGTGTTTGGAAAGAGCGAGCTGGACGATACCTTCAAAGGTAACGGCTCTACGG ACGAAAGGTTCCCGGAGTACGGGAAGGTGGAGTTTGTTTTCTCATATGCACCAGAAAAAATCAAAG GCCTGGGCCACCTGGAGAACGGGCCGAGCGTCTCCGTGGACTACAACACCCAGGACCCTCTGATCCGCTGGGACTCGTACGAGAGCTTCAGCCAGCGCTGTGAGGACACCGCGgacg ATGTTGTTCACACCCAGGGTCCCCTTGATGGAAGCCTTTATGCCCGGGTCCGCAAGAAAGACTCCCTGGAGGGAGTTGTCACCGTCAACGGCCTCCCAGTCCATGAAAACTCCTTGACCAACGCCGAAAACCCGCCACAGCAGCCGAGTCACCCCCTCCAAACCGCTGACCGAACCCTCCCTGTGACAGGCCACGCCTCCCTCCCCGCCGTCGACCACACCCTCTCCGTGAGCAGCGACTCGGGCAACTCCACTGCGTCCGTCAAGACCGATCGCACTGACGAGCACAGCCAGTCCGCGCACGGCGGCGTGAACCACAGCAACCCGACAGCGGCCCACCCGGCGCTCAGCCCGCAGGACAAAAGAGAGCTCCAACAGCTTCTCAGTGGCCTCGAAGCGCCAACCCACCAACGGCAAGCATACCTGTCCACCAGTCCGGGAGGAGGTGTCCGACACCTGGTCCCGGCACAGGTGCACGTCAACGGGGGCCACACCAGGCTGGTCGCCGCCCCTTCGTCAGAGGAGCGCGAGACCGAAATTCTAGACGACGAGCTGCCGAATAGCCAAGAGGGCAACAGCGTGGACAGCTTGGGCACGCTCTCATCCCTTGAGGGCCAGGCGACCCCTGCTGACCTCTACTACCAACCGCAGACGGCCGCCGGCAGGCAGAACGACGGACCCTACCTTGAGAGAGGCGTTACTGGGGAAAAGTTGAGCAAGATGCCCGTCCACGGAGTACAAGCGCCCACGGCGATGCAAGACAGGTCTGTGGACTCCGCATCGCCACAGGGGGGATACAACAACTACCAGAACGGAGGGGGGATTTACCATCCACAGTCGTATGGGAATCCGCCAGCGGGCAGCCCCGAGGCCAACCCTAAACTGATGCCCAGGGCCCCAGAGAGGAGCACCAGTAGCCGCGAGGCTGTTCAAAGAGGTCTCAACACCTGGCACCAATATAGCCTCCCAGATGATCCCTTTGGCCCTCCCCTTCAGTCAACCCACAGCCTGCCCCACTTCCCCACCTCCGCCTCGCAGCGGGACATTGAGCAGTCCATCGAGGCGCTCAACATGCTCATGCTCGACCTAGACCCAATCAACTCCCACATGTCCAAGTCGCACAGTGCGCCCCCCGGCGAGGACAGCCTCGGTTTGTCCCAGGCGCCCTTCTCGCAGACCCTTGCAAGACCTTCCTACCAAGCAGACTCTGCCATCCACGGCCACAGCAACACCGGCTCTTTCCATCAGGCGCCGTGGTCGGCTGGGAGACCGGTGCACGACCAGAGCCCCCTCACGGAGTCCCCGGTCTATTCTCCCCAGAGGTCCAACGCCGGCTACCAACACCAAAACATCACCCCAACGCAAACCCCAGAGCCCTTCCAGCACACGCGACAAGCAGCCCCCCATCACCCGACAGAGCCCTCCCCTTATTTCAACCAGCAGGTACCAGCGAAGCCTGGGAACTCTTACCCGGGAGGCCGGGTTTCCACCTCCCCGGAGCCGCAGGGCTCATCTCCGTATCCAGGCTacagtgcctcttcctctcctatCCAGGCACTCACCCCACAGCCAAAAGACATGTCTTCTTCATCCCTGCCCAGAGaacaggaggcagaggaggagacgctTAACTTGGAGGGCCTGGTGGCTCACCGCATCGCCG AGTACAACGCTCGTATTCGGGGCATCAGTGAAAGCATGACATCGCAACAATCTGACCGCCATcgctccttttccttctctg GGGTTCGGTCCAGAGGAATGACCCCAGAAGTGACGCAGGAGACGGGTCGACGTCGGACCACCAGCGAGGGACAGTACCAGAGCAGCCACGATAACACGGCGATGGCGGATTCGTCGGACTTCGCCCACAATCTGTCCCTCAACCCGGGAGGACGACCCAGAGAG GGTCTCATGCACAGCTACCGGGAGGCGTTTGAGGACGACGAGGCGGACGGGTTTGACAACATTCCCGCCTTTGGAGGCGGCGGTGAGAATTCGAATTCCCCCCCGACCCCCAGCTTCCCAGTGTCGCCACAGACCCCTTACTTCAACATGT CTCGCTCGCCTCCAGGTTTGACAAAGACTCCTCTGTCAGCTATGGGCCTGAAGCCTCATCACCTTGGGGGATCAG ATAATCGCAGTTTTGGGGATTTCAGAGCGCAACCATTCAACGCTCCTCTCTCTTCTAGCAGTCCTGTCCACGGTGCTGATGG gaggaggatTCGTTCGTCGCCGCACAGTCCCGTCCCCTCCTACCCTTACAGACCCGCCTCCCCCGAGGGCTCCCAGGTCAACGTCATGGGCGTCCACACCGTCCCCGGGAGCCCCAACACCCTCCACCGAACAGTGGCCACCAACACGCCGCCGAGCCCCGCCCTGCAGAGACGCCTGGGCCAGGCCAGCCCCTCGCTGGCCAGAATGCCTCCTGCGGCCGGCGTCCCTTCCAGCCCCCTGATTGGCCGAAACGCAAaaacggcggcggcggcaggcgTGCCCCCCAGCCCCCTGATGGGCCGTCGGACGGCGGCGAGCGGCCACAGCACACCGGACGAGCTGGGAGCCGCTTCCCGTCAGGGGAGCGCCCAACCTCCCTCCACGCCCGCCTTCCCCGTCTCCCCACAGCTGCCGGAGAAGAGGCACATGTCCAGCGGAGACGCCGAGAGGACGGACGCCAAGAACCCGGCGCCGGCCAGCGGGGTCAGCGCGCCGAACCTGTCCGGCACGCAGACACTCCCCGACGCCTCAAAGTCCATATACG ATGGTTGTCCAGACATCAAGATGAACGTCAAGTTCGTCCAGGACACCTCCAAGTTCTGGTACAAGCCGGACATCACCAGAGAGCAGG CAATCAACGTGTTGAAAGACAGGGAGCCCGGTGCGTTCGTCATAAGGGACAGCCATTCCTTCAGAGGGGCCTACGGGTTGGCCATGAAGGTGGCCTGCCCGCCACCAACCctccaacacaacaaaaaag TTGGTGACATGACTAACGAGCTGGTGAGGCACTTCCTGATTGAGACGAGCCCCAAAGGCGTCCGCCTGAAGGGTTGTCCCAACGAACCCTACTTCG GTTGTCTTTCCGCTCTGGTGTACCAGCACTCCATGACTCCGCTGGCTCTGCCCTGCAAGCTGATGATCCCCGCCAAAG ACCCGAACGAGGAGGCGTTGGAGCTCGCCACGCCTACCGATCCGGTTGTTGAACTTCTGAAGCAGGGCGCAG TTCAGAAGGTTCCCGAGGACGCCCACG CGTGCAACGTTCTCTACGTCAACTCCGTGGACATGGAGTCCCTCACGGGGCCTCAGGCCATCGCCAAGGCGATCAGTCAGACGCTGGCCACCAACCCTCTGCCCGCCGCGACCGCCGTGCACTTTAAAGTGTCCACGCAGGGCATCACGCTCACCGACAGTCAGAGGAA ACTCTTCTTCCGGAGACACTACCCCATCAACACGGTGACCTACTGCGACACTGATCCCCAGGACAGAAA GTGGGGCAAAGAAGGAGGTGGCTCAGTGAG GCTGTTTGGATTCGTGGCGCGGAAGCAAGGAAGCACAACGGACAACGTCAGCCACCTGTTTGCCGAGCTGGACCCCGATCAGCCCGCCTCCGCCATCGTCAGCTTCGCCTCCAAAATGATGAGGCGGTGA
- the tns1a gene encoding tensin-1 isoform X4 has product MEESHEVDLVYITERIISVCFPAGAEERSYTTSLKEVATMLRSKHGEHYLILNLSEWRSDLSTLNPKVVEFGWPDNHAPALDKICSMCKAIDTWLNGDPRNVVVLHNKGNRGRTGVAVAAYMHYSNISASADQALDRFSMRRFYEDKALPAAQPSQIRYVRYFNGLLSGHIKINNKPLFLHHVIMHGIPNFESKGGCRPFLKIYQAMQPVYTSGIYNVQGDSNTSICITIEPGLLLKGDILLKCYHKRYRNSTRDVMFRVQFHTCAIHDLGVVFGKSELDDTFKGNGSTDERFPEYGKVEFVFSYAPEKIKGLGHLENGPSVSVDYNTQDPLIRWDSYESFSQRCEDTADDVVHTQGPLDGSLYARVRKKDSLEGVVTVNGLPVHENSLTNAENPPQQPSHPLQTADRTLPVTGHASLPAVDHTLSVSSDSGNSTASVKTDRTDEHSQSAHGGVNHSNPTAAHPALSPQDKRELQQLLSGLEAPTHQRQAYLSTSPGGGVRHLVPAQVHVNGGHTRLVAAPSSEERETEILDDELPNSQEGNSVDSLGTLSSLEGQATPADLYYQPQTAAGRQNDGPYLERGVTGEKLSKMPVHGVQAPTAMQDRSVDSASPQGGYNNYQNGGGIYHPQSYGNPPAGSPEANPKLMPRAPERSTSSREAVQRGLNTWHQYSLPDDPFGPPLQSTHSLPHFPTSASQRDIEQSIEALNMLMLDLDPINSHMSKSHSAPPGEDSLGLSQAPFSQTLARPSYQADSAIHGHSNTGSFHQAPWSAGRPVHDQSPLTESPVYSPQRSNAGYQHQNITPTQTPEPFQHTRQAAPHHPTEPSPYFNQQVPAKPGNSYPGGRVSTSPEPQGSSPYPGYSASSSPIQALTPQPKDMSSSSLPREQEAEEETLNLEGLVAHRIAEYNARIRGISESMTSQQSDRHRSFSFSGVRSRGMTPEVTQETGRRRTTSEGQYQSSHDNTAMADSSDFAHNLSLNPGGRPREGLMHSYREAFEDDEADGFDNIPAFGGGGENSNSPPTPSFPVSPQTPYFNMSRSPPGLTKTPLSAMGLKPHHLGGSESDSNDGEQDNRSFGDFRAQPFNAPLSSSSPVHGADGRRIRSSPHSPVPSYPYRPASPEGSQVNVMGVHTVPGSPNTLHRTVATNTPPSPALQRRLGQASPSLARMPPAAGVPSSPLIGRNAKTAAAAGVPPSPLMGRRTAASGHSTPDELGAASRQGSAQPPSTPAFPVSPQLPEKRHMSSGDAERTDAKNPAPASGVSAPNLSGTQTLPDASKSIYDGCPDIKMNVKFVQDTSKFWYKPDITREQAINVLKDREPGAFVIRDSHSFRGAYGLAMKVACPPPTLQHNKKVGDMTNELVRHFLIETSPKGVRLKGCPNEPYFGCLSALVYQHSMTPLALPCKLMIPAKDPNEEALELATPTDPVVELLKQGAVQKVPEDAHACNVLYVNSVDMESLTGPQAIAKAISQTLATNPLPAATAVHFKVSTQGITLTDSQRKLFFRRHYPINTVTYCDTDPQDRKWGKEGGGSVRLFGFVARKQGSTTDNVSHLFAELDPDQPASAIVSFASKMMRR; this is encoded by the exons ATGGAGGAGAGCCATGAGGTGGACCTGGTCTACATCACAGAGAGGATCATCTCTGTGTGTTTCCCCGCCGGCGCCGAGGAACGCAGCTACACCACCAGCCTCAAGGAGGTGGCAACGATGCTGCGGTCCAAACATGGCGAGCACTATCTG ATCCTCAACCTGAGCGAGTGGAGGAGTGACTTATCAACTTTAAACCCCAAG GTGGTGGAGTTCGGCTGGCCAGACAACCATGCGCCGGCGCTCGACAAGATCTGCAGCATGTGCAAGGCCATCGACACGTGGCTCAATGGGGACCCACGGAACGTGGTGGTGCTGCACAACAAG GGGAACCGAGGTCGGACGGGAGTGGCGGTGGCCGCTTACATGCACTACAGCAACATATCCGCAAG CGCTGACCAGGCGTTGGACAGGTTCTCCATGCGGCGCTTCTACGAGGACAAGGCACTTCCTGCGGCCCAGCCGTCGCAGATAAG GTACGTGAGGTACTTCAACGGCCTTCTTTCCGGACACATCAAAATCAACAACAAGCCTCTGTTCCTGCACCACGTCATCATGCACGGCATACCCAACTTTGAGTCCAAAGGAG GCTGCCGTCCGTTCCTGAAGATCTACCAGGCGATGCAACCAGTCTACACGTCAGGAATATA CAATGTGCAAGGAGACAGCAACACGAGTATCTGCATCACCATTGAGCCCGGCCTGCTTCTGAAGGGAGACATCCTG TTGAAGTGTTACCACAAGAGGTACAGGAACTCCACCAGGGATGTTATGTTCAGGGTGCAGTTCCACACCTGCGCCATCCACGACCTCGGGGTGGTGTTTGGAAAGAGCGAGCTGGACGATACCTTCAAAGGTAACGGCTCTACGG ACGAAAGGTTCCCGGAGTACGGGAAGGTGGAGTTTGTTTTCTCATATGCACCAGAAAAAATCAAAG GCCTGGGCCACCTGGAGAACGGGCCGAGCGTCTCCGTGGACTACAACACCCAGGACCCTCTGATCCGCTGGGACTCGTACGAGAGCTTCAGCCAGCGCTGTGAGGACACCGCGgacg ATGTTGTTCACACCCAGGGTCCCCTTGATGGAAGCCTTTATGCCCGGGTCCGCAAGAAAGACTCCCTGGAGGGAGTTGTCACCGTCAACGGCCTCCCAGTCCATGAAAACTCCTTGACCAACGCCGAAAACCCGCCACAGCAGCCGAGTCACCCCCTCCAAACCGCTGACCGAACCCTCCCTGTGACAGGCCACGCCTCCCTCCCCGCCGTCGACCACACCCTCTCCGTGAGCAGCGACTCGGGCAACTCCACTGCGTCCGTCAAGACCGATCGCACTGACGAGCACAGCCAGTCCGCGCACGGCGGCGTGAACCACAGCAACCCGACAGCGGCCCACCCGGCGCTCAGCCCGCAGGACAAAAGAGAGCTCCAACAGCTTCTCAGTGGCCTCGAAGCGCCAACCCACCAACGGCAAGCATACCTGTCCACCAGTCCGGGAGGAGGTGTCCGACACCTGGTCCCGGCACAGGTGCACGTCAACGGGGGCCACACCAGGCTGGTCGCCGCCCCTTCGTCAGAGGAGCGCGAGACCGAAATTCTAGACGACGAGCTGCCGAATAGCCAAGAGGGCAACAGCGTGGACAGCTTGGGCACGCTCTCATCCCTTGAGGGCCAGGCGACCCCTGCTGACCTCTACTACCAACCGCAGACGGCCGCCGGCAGGCAGAACGACGGACCCTACCTTGAGAGAGGCGTTACTGGGGAAAAGTTGAGCAAGATGCCCGTCCACGGAGTACAAGCGCCCACGGCGATGCAAGACAGGTCTGTGGACTCCGCATCGCCACAGGGGGGATACAACAACTACCAGAACGGAGGGGGGATTTACCATCCACAGTCGTATGGGAATCCGCCAGCGGGCAGCCCCGAGGCCAACCCTAAACTGATGCCCAGGGCCCCAGAGAGGAGCACCAGTAGCCGCGAGGCTGTTCAAAGAGGTCTCAACACCTGGCACCAATATAGCCTCCCAGATGATCCCTTTGGCCCTCCCCTTCAGTCAACCCACAGCCTGCCCCACTTCCCCACCTCCGCCTCGCAGCGGGACATTGAGCAGTCCATCGAGGCGCTCAACATGCTCATGCTCGACCTAGACCCAATCAACTCCCACATGTCCAAGTCGCACAGTGCGCCCCCCGGCGAGGACAGCCTCGGTTTGTCCCAGGCGCCCTTCTCGCAGACCCTTGCAAGACCTTCCTACCAAGCAGACTCTGCCATCCACGGCCACAGCAACACCGGCTCTTTCCATCAGGCGCCGTGGTCGGCTGGGAGACCGGTGCACGACCAGAGCCCCCTCACGGAGTCCCCGGTCTATTCTCCCCAGAGGTCCAACGCCGGCTACCAACACCAAAACATCACCCCAACGCAAACCCCAGAGCCCTTCCAGCACACGCGACAAGCAGCCCCCCATCACCCGACAGAGCCCTCCCCTTATTTCAACCAGCAGGTACCAGCGAAGCCTGGGAACTCTTACCCGGGAGGCCGGGTTTCCACCTCCCCGGAGCCGCAGGGCTCATCTCCGTATCCAGGCTacagtgcctcttcctctcctatCCAGGCACTCACCCCACAGCCAAAAGACATGTCTTCTTCATCCCTGCCCAGAGaacaggaggcagaggaggagacgctTAACTTGGAGGGCCTGGTGGCTCACCGCATCGCCG AGTACAACGCTCGTATTCGGGGCATCAGTGAAAGCATGACATCGCAACAATCTGACCGCCATcgctccttttccttctctg GGGTTCGGTCCAGAGGAATGACCCCAGAAGTGACGCAGGAGACGGGTCGACGTCGGACCACCAGCGAGGGACAGTACCAGAGCAGCCACGATAACACGGCGATGGCGGATTCGTCGGACTTCGCCCACAATCTGTCCCTCAACCCGGGAGGACGACCCAGAGAG GGTCTCATGCACAGCTACCGGGAGGCGTTTGAGGACGACGAGGCGGACGGGTTTGACAACATTCCCGCCTTTGGAGGCGGCGGTGAGAATTCGAATTCCCCCCCGACCCCCAGCTTCCCAGTGTCGCCACAGACCCCTTACTTCAACATGT CTCGCTCGCCTCCAGGTTTGACAAAGACTCCTCTGTCAGCTATGGGCCTGAAGCCTCATCACCTTGGGGGATCAG AGTCTGATTCTAACGATGGAGAGCaag ATAATCGCAGTTTTGGGGATTTCAGAGCGCAACCATTCAACGCTCCTCTCTCTTCTAGCAGTCCTGTCCACGGTGCTGATGG gaggaggatTCGTTCGTCGCCGCACAGTCCCGTCCCCTCCTACCCTTACAGACCCGCCTCCCCCGAGGGCTCCCAGGTCAACGTCATGGGCGTCCACACCGTCCCCGGGAGCCCCAACACCCTCCACCGAACAGTGGCCACCAACACGCCGCCGAGCCCCGCCCTGCAGAGACGCCTGGGCCAGGCCAGCCCCTCGCTGGCCAGAATGCCTCCTGCGGCCGGCGTCCCTTCCAGCCCCCTGATTGGCCGAAACGCAAaaacggcggcggcggcaggcgTGCCCCCCAGCCCCCTGATGGGCCGTCGGACGGCGGCGAGCGGCCACAGCACACCGGACGAGCTGGGAGCCGCTTCCCGTCAGGGGAGCGCCCAACCTCCCTCCACGCCCGCCTTCCCCGTCTCCCCACAGCTGCCGGAGAAGAGGCACATGTCCAGCGGAGACGCCGAGAGGACGGACGCCAAGAACCCGGCGCCGGCCAGCGGGGTCAGCGCGCCGAACCTGTCCGGCACGCAGACACTCCCCGACGCCTCAAAGTCCATATACG ATGGTTGTCCAGACATCAAGATGAACGTCAAGTTCGTCCAGGACACCTCCAAGTTCTGGTACAAGCCGGACATCACCAGAGAGCAGG CAATCAACGTGTTGAAAGACAGGGAGCCCGGTGCGTTCGTCATAAGGGACAGCCATTCCTTCAGAGGGGCCTACGGGTTGGCCATGAAGGTGGCCTGCCCGCCACCAACCctccaacacaacaaaaaag TTGGTGACATGACTAACGAGCTGGTGAGGCACTTCCTGATTGAGACGAGCCCCAAAGGCGTCCGCCTGAAGGGTTGTCCCAACGAACCCTACTTCG GTTGTCTTTCCGCTCTGGTGTACCAGCACTCCATGACTCCGCTGGCTCTGCCCTGCAAGCTGATGATCCCCGCCAAAG ACCCGAACGAGGAGGCGTTGGAGCTCGCCACGCCTACCGATCCGGTTGTTGAACTTCTGAAGCAGGGCGCAG TTCAGAAGGTTCCCGAGGACGCCCACG CGTGCAACGTTCTCTACGTCAACTCCGTGGACATGGAGTCCCTCACGGGGCCTCAGGCCATCGCCAAGGCGATCAGTCAGACGCTGGCCACCAACCCTCTGCCCGCCGCGACCGCCGTGCACTTTAAAGTGTCCACGCAGGGCATCACGCTCACCGACAGTCAGAGGAA ACTCTTCTTCCGGAGACACTACCCCATCAACACGGTGACCTACTGCGACACTGATCCCCAGGACAGAAA GTGGGGCAAAGAAGGAGGTGGCTCAGTGAG GCTGTTTGGATTCGTGGCGCGGAAGCAAGGAAGCACAACGGACAACGTCAGCCACCTGTTTGCCGAGCTGGACCCCGATCAGCCCGCCTCCGCCATCGTCAGCTTCGCCTCCAAAATGATGAGGCGGTGA